The proteins below come from a single Triticum aestivum cultivar Chinese Spring chromosome 5D, IWGSC CS RefSeq v2.1, whole genome shotgun sequence genomic window:
- the LOC123124587 gene encoding mannan endo-1,4-beta-mannosidase 8: MVDMICPAPATAWSTTTPRVPLLPYVLLGLASTVMSQEPDAEEEWAAVEGRGAHLVTGAAERPFIIHGFNTYWLMSFAADEATRPRVTAAIAEAAGAGLNVCRTWAFADGGYHALQTAPFCYDEEVFQALDFVVSEARRYKMRLILSLCNNWEDYGGKAQYVRWGKEAGVDLTSDDDFFSDPTLKGYYKAFVEAVLSRINTITNEAYKDDPTILAWELINEPRCPSDPSGDTLQAWIEEMASYVKSIDTMHLVEIGIEGYYGPSTPELLLVNPDDYSGHVGTDFIRNHQAMGIDLASVHIYSDTWLPDSTEESHVQFVNTWMQQHIDDAANLLAMPIVIGEFGLSLKDGKFENEFRETFMQTVYNNFLGSWESGMIGGGCLLWQLFPEGAEHMDDGYAVIFAKSPSTFNLLANHSRKLEC; encoded by the exons ATGGTCGATATGATATGTCCCGCGCCCGCCACCGCCTGGAGCACGACGACGCCTCGCGTCCCACTCCTCCCCTACGTCCTCCTCGGCCTCGCTTCCACCGTGATGTCGCAGGAGCCGGACGCGGAGGAGGAATGGGCAGCGGTGGAGGGGCGAGGTGCTCACCTGGTAACGGGGGCGGCGGAGCGCCCCTTCATCATCCACGGGTTCAACACCTACTGGCTCATGTCCTTCGCCGCCGACGAGGCCACGCGGCCGCGCGTGACCGCGGCCATTGCCGAGGCTGCCGGGGCGGGGCTCAACGTGTGCCGCACCTGGGCGTTCGCTGACGGAGGGTACCACGCGCTGCAGACCGCGCCATTCTGCTACGACGAGGAGGTGTTCCAG GCGCTAGATTTCGTGGTCAGTGAGGCAAGAAGGTATAAGATGCGGTTAATACTGTCACTATGTAATAACTGGGAAGATTATGGAGGGAAGGCGCAGTATGTAAGATGGGGCAAGGAGGCTGGCGTAGATCTTACTTCTGACGATGACTTCTTCTCTGATCCAACACTTAAAGGGTACTACAAAGCTTTTGTTGAG GCTGTTTTGTCAAGAATAAACACAATCACAAATGAGGCCTACAAAGACGATCCTACCATTCTTGCCTGGGAGCTGATTAACGAGCCGCGCTGCCCTTCAGATCCATCAGGCGATACGCTGCAG GCATGGATAGAAGAGATGGCATCTTACGTGAAGTCTATAGATACTATGCATCTCGTGGAGATTGGTATTGAAGGGTATTATGGTCCGTCTACTCCAGAACTTTTGCTCGTCAACCCAGATGATTATTCAGGGCATGTTGGAACGGACTTCATCAGGAACCATCAAGCAATGGGAATTGATTTAGCTTCAGTTCATATTTATTCAGACACTTG GTTGCCTGACTCAACAGAGGAGAGCCACGTTCAGTTTGTGAACACTTGGATGCAACAACATATTGATGATGCAGCAAACTTGCTGGCCATGCCCATCGTGATCGGGGAGTTTGGATTATCACTGAAGGATGGCAAGTTTGAAAATGAGTTCCGCGAAACTTTCATGCAGACAGTGTACAACAATTTCTTGGGCTCTTGGGAGAGTGGAATGATTGGAGGAGGCTGCCTTCTATGGCAGCTCTTCCCTGAAGGTGCAGAACACATGGATGATGGTTATGCAGTTATTTTTGCAAAATCACCATCCACATTCAACCTACTTGCAAATCACTCAAGGAAGCTAGAATGTTGA